The proteins below are encoded in one region of Tomitella fengzijianii:
- a CDS encoding TetR/AcrR family transcriptional regulator — protein sequence MPKPDTREALIDAAERLVAARGLRGISVREVIRAAGQRNHGAIAYYFGSWHGLLAAVWAARSTGAEQQRQLRIAAEESDDRLHGLVIAYVSPFVAEVSRHTPSYWAQFNEQWLAGIHADFVNTPEPLVPGDPDYPPIRGMEAMQSIYADIAAELGHLAQPLRTARVALAARFVVSALASWERDQVSGVWQSLDDYEGELCRLMLALLRADGEAAAT from the coding sequence ATGCCCAAGCCCGACACCCGTGAGGCGCTGATCGATGCCGCCGAGCGGCTCGTGGCCGCACGCGGGCTGCGGGGAATCTCGGTGCGCGAGGTGATCCGCGCGGCCGGGCAGCGCAACCACGGGGCGATCGCCTACTACTTCGGCTCCTGGCACGGGCTGCTCGCCGCAGTGTGGGCGGCACGTTCGACGGGGGCGGAGCAACAGCGACAGCTGCGCATCGCCGCCGAAGAGTCGGACGACCGCCTGCACGGGCTCGTCATCGCCTACGTGAGCCCCTTCGTCGCCGAGGTCTCCCGGCATACGCCGTCGTACTGGGCGCAGTTCAACGAACAGTGGCTCGCCGGCATCCATGCCGATTTCGTCAACACGCCGGAGCCGCTGGTGCCCGGCGACCCGGACTACCCGCCGATCCGGGGGATGGAGGCGATGCAGAGCATCTATGCGGACATCGCCGCCGAACTCGGTCACCTGGCGCAGCCGTTGCGCACCGCGCGCGTGGCGCTCGCGGCCCGATTCGTCGTCTCGGCACTCGCGTCATGGGAGCGCGACCAGGTGAGCGGCGTCTGGCAGAGCCTCGACGACTACGAAGGCGAGCTCTGCCGGCTGATGCTCGCCCTGCTGCGGGCCGACGGCGAGGCGGCGGCCACCTGA
- a CDS encoding SDR family NAD(P)-dependent oxidoreductase, with the protein MEIRGASAIVTGGASGIGAATARRLAKRGAKVVVADLNADAGQQLAQEIDGVFVPVDVTDTAQIEAAVNAAIELAPLKALVNSAGIGSAQRTIGRDGEFASAHNIDVYKKVIAINLIGTFDAVRLAATAMSRNDPGEDKDRGAIVNLASVAAFDGQIGQAAYSSSKGGVVGMTLPVARDLSAAGIRLNTIAPGLIDTPIYGSGPESDAFKAKLGESVLFPKRLGVPDELASMVEELLTNSYMNAEVVRVDGGIRMPPK; encoded by the coding sequence ATGGAGATCAGGGGAGCTAGTGCAATCGTCACCGGCGGCGCTTCGGGAATCGGCGCCGCCACCGCCCGCCGGCTGGCCAAGCGCGGCGCCAAGGTGGTCGTCGCGGACCTCAACGCGGACGCCGGGCAGCAGCTCGCGCAGGAGATCGACGGCGTGTTCGTCCCCGTCGACGTCACCGACACCGCGCAGATCGAGGCCGCCGTCAACGCCGCCATCGAGCTTGCGCCGCTGAAGGCTCTGGTCAACTCGGCCGGCATCGGGTCCGCGCAGCGCACCATCGGCCGCGACGGCGAGTTCGCGTCCGCGCACAACATCGACGTGTACAAGAAGGTCATCGCCATCAACCTGATCGGCACCTTCGACGCCGTGCGCCTGGCCGCCACCGCGATGAGCCGCAACGACCCGGGCGAGGACAAGGACCGCGGCGCCATCGTCAACCTGGCGTCGGTGGCCGCGTTCGACGGCCAGATCGGCCAGGCGGCCTACTCGTCGTCCAAGGGCGGCGTCGTGGGAATGACCCTGCCGGTGGCGCGCGACCTGTCGGCGGCGGGCATCCGCCTCAACACCATTGCCCCGGGGCTCATCGACACCCCCATCTACGGCAGCGGCCCCGAGTCGGACGCGTTCAAGGCCAAGTTGGGCGAGAGCGTGCTGTTCCCCAAGCGCCTCGGCGTGCCGGACGAGCTGGCGTCGATGGTCGAGGAGCTGCTCACCAACTCGTACATGAACGCCGAGGTGGTCCGGGTGGACGGCGGCATCCGGATGCCTCCGAAGTGA
- a CDS encoding GNAT family N-acetyltransferase, which yields MGDPRRTGAGTAVTRAVLEEARRRGERSVIVLGHPECYPRFGFERASAHGVRMRTAVPDEALMVLSLDGGAVPSGVIRYAAAFGDI from the coding sequence TTGGGCGACCCGCGCCGGACCGGCGCGGGCACGGCGGTGACCCGGGCGGTGCTCGAGGAGGCGCGCCGGCGCGGGGAGAGGTCCGTGATCGTGCTCGGCCACCCGGAGTGCTACCCGCGGTTCGGTTTCGAGCGCGCATCGGCGCACGGAGTGCGGATGCGGACCGCCGTGCCGGACGAGGCGCTGATGGTGCTGAGCCTCGACGGCGGAGCCGTGCCCTCCGGCGTCATCCGCTACGCCGCCGCATTCGGCGACATCTGA